Proteins from one Apis cerana isolate GH-2021 linkage group LG11, AcerK_1.0, whole genome shotgun sequence genomic window:
- the LOC108000138 gene encoding BTB/POZ domain-containing protein KCTD5, translating into MEDFSDTNSHEMTENHIQKRCNNQWVRLNVGGTYFLTAKTTLARDPNSFLYRLCQEDSELISDRDETGAYLIDRDPTYFSPVLNYLRHGKLVINKDLTEEGVLEEAEFYNITELIRLVKERIILRDTRPLRDSKKHVYRVIQCHEDELTQMVSTMSDGWKFEQLINIGSQYNYGNDDHAEFLCVVSREYGASQLNSKEQESTDRVKVLQQKGSRM; encoded by the exons ATGGAGGATTTCAGTGATACGAATTCGCACGAAATGACAGAAAATCACATTCAAAAACGGTGTAACAACCAGTGGGTTCGATTAAATGTTGGTGGTACATATTTTTTGACGGCAAAAACTACTTTAGCTAGAGATCCCAATTCATTTCTCTACCGATTATGTCAAGAAGATTCTGAGCTTATTTCTGACAGG gatGAAACTGGAGCATATTTAATAGATCGTGATCCAACATATTTTAGTCctgttttaaattacttacGTCATGGAAAATTggttattaataaagatttaacagAAGAAGGTGTCTTAGAAGAagcagaattttataatattacagaaCTTATTCGATTagttaaagaaagaattatattaagagATACTAGACCATTAAGAGATTCAAAGAAACATGTTTATAGAGTCATTCAGTGTCATGAAGATGAATTAACTCAAATGGTATCAACAATGTCTGATGGATGGAAGTTTGAGcag TTAATCAATATAGGATCCCAATATAATTATGGAAATGATGATCATGCTGAATTTCTATGTGTGGTTAGTCGAGAATATGGAGCCAGTCAACTTAATAGCAAAGAACAGGAATCAACTGATCGTGTTAAG gttCTGCAGCAGAAGGGTTCTCGTATGTAA
- the LOC108000139 gene encoding glucose-induced degradation protein 4 homolog: MPVKVDVVPPPPANSKQPGVTKSLLYNGSRFQGSQKSKGNSYDVEVVLQHVDEENSYLCGYLKIKGLTEEFPTLTTFFDGEIISKKYPFLTRKWDADEDVDRKHWSKFESFRQYAKTFNSDTFDYEALKGTDFVFMRWKEHFLVPDHTIKDINGASFAGFYYICFQKSAATIEGFYYHRSSEWYQSLNLKHVPEHSIQIYEFR, translated from the exons ATGCCGGTGAAAGTTGACGTAGTACCACCACCGCCCGCAAATTCAAAGCAGCCGGGTGTCACAAAATCTTTGCTTTACAACGGTTCGCGATTTCAAGGCTCTCAAAAGTCTAAAGGCAACAGTTATGACGTAGAAGTAGTTTTGCAG CATGTAGATGAAGAAAATAGCTATTTATGTggctatttaaaaattaaaggtcTTACAGAAGAATTTCCTACATTGACTACATTTTTTGATGGtgaaattatatcaaagaaatatcCCTTTTTAACTCGAAAATGGGATGCAGATGAAGATGTTGACAGAAAACATTGg agcAAATTTGAATCATTTCGTCAATATGCTAAAACATTTAACTCTGATACATTTGATTATGAGGCTTTAAAAGGAActgattttgtttttatgaGGTGGAAGGAACACTTTTTGGTTCCTGATCATACTATTAAAGATATCAACGGTGCCTCATTTGcaggattttattatatttgttttcaaaaatctgCTGCTACAATTGAAGGCTTTTATTATCATCGTAGTTCTGAatg gtatcaatcattgaatttaaaacACGTCCCAGAACATAGCATACAAATCTACGAATTCAGGTGA
- the LOC108000121 gene encoding uncharacterized protein LOC108000121, with the protein MTTIDNISMIEDSGDLPFNKRNPCIPQQLLEANELLKSINTRLEDCALEWQAEISRKQWKIFNSNIIGVTLSERSLLARTYFTEKNLDEAFQHLLSCNKIFSEYLKNFIDLLQDEVSTSNIKKTYDLQNETSNTNKNCKVVDINNIKQIQLPSLNNQQLNREGKIQDYIDNILTVQNSFTDVIKAKVNFDTKFLGFEAILHKATSTSTDTICLCQYCSNIMQTTHGTNRKLRSVTLNQRNRTVSKTKRLTRSIKTLSKKKTREKSSIIIDKISDQPLETHTSS; encoded by the exons atgacaacaattgataatatatctatGATTGAAGATAGTGGTGATCTTCCTTTCAATAAAAGGAATCCCTGTATTCCTCAACAGTTATTAGAAGCAAATGAATTGTTAAAGTCAATCAATACAAGATTGGAAGATTGTGCTTTAGAATGGCAAGCAGAGATTTCTCGTAAAcagtggaaaatttttaattctaatatcatTGGTGTAACTTTATCTGAACGATCTCTATTAGCAAGAACATATTTTACAGAGAAAAACCTTGATGAAGCTTTTCAACATTTACTTTcttgtaataaaatcttttcagaatatttaaaaaattttattg atcttTTACAAGATGAAGTATCTActtcaaatatcaaaaaaacatATGATCTACAAAATGAAACCAGtaatacaaacaaaaattgtaaagtagtagatattaataatataaaacaaatacaacttccttcattaaataatcaacaattaaatagggaaggaaaaattcaagattataTTGATAACATATTAACagttcaaaattcatttactGATGTGATAAAAGCTAAAGttaattttgatacaaaatttttaggaTTTGAAGCTATATTACATAAAGCTACATCTACATCAACTGATACAATTTGTCTTTGTCAATATTGTTCTAATATTAtg cAAACTACACATGgtacaaatagaaaattgagAAGTGTAACTCTTAATCAAAGAAATCGAACAGTTTCAAAAACTAAACGCTTAACTAGatctataaaaacattatccaaaaagaaaacaagagaGAAATcatctataataattgataaaattagtGATCAACCACTTGAAACACACACAAGttcttaa
- the LOC108000115 gene encoding ras-related protein Rab-40C gives MAAGEASTTKSRQEKQYDYLLKFLLVGDSDVGKQEILSGLEDGAAESPFCSGSAYKTTTILLDGKRVKLQLWDTSGQGRFCTIIRSYSRGAQGIFLVYDITNKWSFDGIDRWLKEVEEHAPGVPKVLVGNRLHLAFKRQVGERDAEAYAAKNHMAFFEVSPLCDFNIRESFSELSRMALHRNGMERLWRSNKVLSLQELACRAIVARTTVYGIDQLPLPKSIKSHLKSYAMTTTSQLRYNGNRSLSSSKSLGSHHRKLRFVGVGHNGLSTPGSSPGSITDSRTSCVGRNSCTIS, from the exons ATGGCTGCAGGTGAGGCCAGCACAACGAAATCTCGTCAAGAAAAACAATACGATTATCTCCTCAAATTTTTGCTGGTGGGTGACAGTGACGTTGGAAAACAAGAAATCTTGAGTGGACTTGAAGACGGTGCTGCCGAATCTCCGTTTTGCAGCGGCAGTg caTATAAAACTACTACTATTTTACTGGATGGAAAAAgagtaaaattacaattatggGACACATCAGGTCAGGGTAGATTTTGTACAATAATTAGATCTTATTCTCGTGGAGCTCAAGGTATATTCTTAGTCTATGATATTACCAATAAATGGTCTTTTGATGGTATCGACAGATGGCTAAAAGAAGTTGAAGaa cATGCTCCTGGAGTACCAAAAGTACTTGTTGGTAATCGTCTTCATTTAGCTTTTAAAAGACAAGTAGGAGAACGTGATGCTGAAGCATATGCAGCTAAAAATCACATGGCATTTTTTGAAGTTTCACCTCTctgtgattttaatattcgtgAAAGTTTTTCTGAACTTTCTCGAATGGCTTTACATCGTAATGGTATGGAAAGATTGTGGCGCTCTAATAAAG TTCTCAGTCTTCAAGAACTTGCGTGTCGTGCAATAGTTGCAAGAACAACAGTTTATGGTATTGATCAACTTCCATTGCctaaatctattaaatctcatttaaaatcttatgcAATGACAACTACATCACAATTGAGATATAATGGAAATAGATCATTGAGCTCTAGTAAAAGTTTAGGTTCTCATCATCGAAAATTACGTTTTGTTGGTGTAGGCCATAATGGATTATCAACTCCAGGTAGTTCACCTGGTAGTATAACAGATTCTCGTACCAGTTGTGTTGGTCGTAATTCTTGCACAATATcttga
- the LOC108000148 gene encoding developmentally-regulated GTP-binding protein 2 isoform X1 — protein sequence MVYISRTPRVRVYVIFVNVNLLYICYFIKMGILEKISEIEKEIARTQKNKATEYHLGLLKAKLAKYRSQLLEPPKKSEKGEGFDVLKSGDARVALIGFPSVGKSTLLSTLTHTESEAASYEFTTLTCIPGVIEYKGANIQLLDLPGIIEGAAQGKGRGRQVIAVARTADLVLMMLDATKQDVQRQLLEKELESVGIRLNKKKPNIYFKIKKGGGLAFNSTCPLTKVDEKLVQMILHEYKIFNAEVLFREDCSADELIDVINANRVYLPCLYVHNKIDQISIEEVDRIARQPNSVVVSCNMKLNLDFLLETLWEYLSLIRVYTKKPGQPPDFEDGLILRKGVTVEHVCHAIHRTLAQQFKYALVWGTSTKYSPQRVGLQHIMHDEDVIQIVKK from the exons ATGGTTTATATATCACGCACACCACGCGTAAGAGTGTATGTCAtttttgtaaatgtaaatttattgtacatttgttactttattaaaatgggaatattagaaaaaatatctgaaattgaaaaagaaattgctcggacgcaaaaaaataaag ctaCTGAGTATCATTTAGGTTTATTAAAAGCAAAACTTGCGAAATATAGATCACAACTTTTAGAACCAccaaaaaaatctgaaaaaggagaaggattTGATGTATTAAAATCAGGAGATGCAAGAGTAGCTTTAATAGGTTTTCCTTCTGTAGGAAAATCTACTTTATTAAGTACATTAACACATACAGAATCTGAAGCAGCATCTTATGAATTTACTACTTTAACTTGTATACCTGgtgttattgaatataaaggaGCTAATATTCAACTTCTTGATCTTCCTGGAATAATTGAAGGTGCTGCACAG ggTAAAGGAAGAGGTAGGCAAGTAATAGCTGTTGCAAGAACAGCTGATTTAGTTCTTATGATGCTAGATGCTACTAAACAAGATGTACAAAGACaacttttagaaaaagaattagaatcaGTTGGTATACGacttaataaaaagaagccaaacatatatttcaagataaaGAAAGGAGGTGGATTAGCATTTAACTCAACATGTCCATTAACAAAAGTAGATGAAAAACTAGTTCAAATGATTTtacatgaatataaaattttcaatgcaGAAGTTCTATTTCGCGAAGATTGTAGTGCAGATGAATTAATTGATGTAATTAATGCTAACAGAGTATATTTACCATGTCTTTATGTACATAACAAAATAGATCAGATATCAATAGAAGAAGTGGATAGAATTGCCAGGCAGCCTAATAGTGTAGTAGTtag ttgcaatatgaaattaaatttggattTCCTTCTTGAAACATTATgggaatatttatctttaataagagtttatacaaaaaaaccTGGTCAACCACCTGATTTTGAAGATggtttaatattaagaaaaggaGTTACAGTAGAACATGTATGTCATGCAATTCATCGTACACTTGctcaacaatttaaatatgctCTTGTTTgg ggTACAAGTACCAAGTATTCACCTCAACGAGTTGGATTACAACATATTATGCATGATGAAGATGTTAttcaaatagttaaaaaataa
- the LOC108000148 gene encoding developmentally-regulated GTP-binding protein 2 isoform X2, producing the protein MVYISRTPRVRVYVIFVNVNLLYICYFIKMGILEKISEIEKEIARTQKNKATEYHLGLLKAKLAKYRSQLLEPPKKSEKGEGFDVLKSGDARVALIGFPSVGKSTLLSTLTHTESEAASYEFTTLTCIPGVIEYKGANIQLLDLPGIIEGAAQGKGRGRQVIAVARTADLVLMMLDATKQDVQRQLLEKELESVGIRLNKKKPNIYFKIKKGGGLAFNSTCPLTKVDEKLVQMILHEYKIFNAEVLFREDCSADELIDVINANRVYLPCLYVHNKIDQISIEEVDRIARQPNSVVVSCNMKLNLDFLLETLWEYLSLIRVYTKKPGQPPDFEDGLILRKGVTVEHVCHAIHRTLAQQFKYALVWNNQIKGLIIFGLS; encoded by the exons ATGGTTTATATATCACGCACACCACGCGTAAGAGTGTATGTCAtttttgtaaatgtaaatttattgtacatttgttactttattaaaatgggaatattagaaaaaatatctgaaattgaaaaagaaattgctcggacgcaaaaaaataaag ctaCTGAGTATCATTTAGGTTTATTAAAAGCAAAACTTGCGAAATATAGATCACAACTTTTAGAACCAccaaaaaaatctgaaaaaggagaaggattTGATGTATTAAAATCAGGAGATGCAAGAGTAGCTTTAATAGGTTTTCCTTCTGTAGGAAAATCTACTTTATTAAGTACATTAACACATACAGAATCTGAAGCAGCATCTTATGAATTTACTACTTTAACTTGTATACCTGgtgttattgaatataaaggaGCTAATATTCAACTTCTTGATCTTCCTGGAATAATTGAAGGTGCTGCACAG ggTAAAGGAAGAGGTAGGCAAGTAATAGCTGTTGCAAGAACAGCTGATTTAGTTCTTATGATGCTAGATGCTACTAAACAAGATGTACAAAGACaacttttagaaaaagaattagaatcaGTTGGTATACGacttaataaaaagaagccaaacatatatttcaagataaaGAAAGGAGGTGGATTAGCATTTAACTCAACATGTCCATTAACAAAAGTAGATGAAAAACTAGTTCAAATGATTTtacatgaatataaaattttcaatgcaGAAGTTCTATTTCGCGAAGATTGTAGTGCAGATGAATTAATTGATGTAATTAATGCTAACAGAGTATATTTACCATGTCTTTATGTACATAACAAAATAGATCAGATATCAATAGAAGAAGTGGATAGAATTGCCAGGCAGCCTAATAGTGTAGTAGTtag ttgcaatatgaaattaaatttggattTCCTTCTTGAAACATTATgggaatatttatctttaataagagtttatacaaaaaaaccTGGTCAACCACCTGATTTTGAAGATggtttaatattaagaaaaggaGTTACAGTAGAACATGTATGTCATGCAATTCATCGTACACTTGctcaacaatttaaatatgctCTTGTTTgg AACAATCAAATAAAAGGATTGATTATATTTGGTCTTAgctga
- the LOC108000148 gene encoding developmentally-regulated GTP-binding protein 2 isoform X3 — protein MVYISRTPRVRVYVIFVNVNLLYICYFIKMGILEKISEIEKEIARTQKNKATEYHLGLLKAKLAKYRSQLLEPPKKSEKGEGFDVLKSGDARVALIGFPSVGKSTLLSTLTHTESEAASYEFTTLTCIPGVIEYKGANIQLLDLPGIIEGAAQGKGRGRQVIAVARTADLVLMMLDATKQDVQRQLLEKELESVGIRLNKKKPNIYFKIKKGGGLAFNSTCPLTKVDEKLVQMILHEYKIFNAEVLFREDCSADELIDVINANRVYLPCLYVHNKIDQISIEEVDRIARQPNSVVVSCNMKLNLDFLLETLWEYLSLIRVYTKKPGQPPDFEDGLILRKGVTVEHVCHAIHRTLAQQFKYALVWISAVQT, from the exons ATGGTTTATATATCACGCACACCACGCGTAAGAGTGTATGTCAtttttgtaaatgtaaatttattgtacatttgttactttattaaaatgggaatattagaaaaaatatctgaaattgaaaaagaaattgctcggacgcaaaaaaataaag ctaCTGAGTATCATTTAGGTTTATTAAAAGCAAAACTTGCGAAATATAGATCACAACTTTTAGAACCAccaaaaaaatctgaaaaaggagaaggattTGATGTATTAAAATCAGGAGATGCAAGAGTAGCTTTAATAGGTTTTCCTTCTGTAGGAAAATCTACTTTATTAAGTACATTAACACATACAGAATCTGAAGCAGCATCTTATGAATTTACTACTTTAACTTGTATACCTGgtgttattgaatataaaggaGCTAATATTCAACTTCTTGATCTTCCTGGAATAATTGAAGGTGCTGCACAG ggTAAAGGAAGAGGTAGGCAAGTAATAGCTGTTGCAAGAACAGCTGATTTAGTTCTTATGATGCTAGATGCTACTAAACAAGATGTACAAAGACaacttttagaaaaagaattagaatcaGTTGGTATACGacttaataaaaagaagccaaacatatatttcaagataaaGAAAGGAGGTGGATTAGCATTTAACTCAACATGTCCATTAACAAAAGTAGATGAAAAACTAGTTCAAATGATTTtacatgaatataaaattttcaatgcaGAAGTTCTATTTCGCGAAGATTGTAGTGCAGATGAATTAATTGATGTAATTAATGCTAACAGAGTATATTTACCATGTCTTTATGTACATAACAAAATAGATCAGATATCAATAGAAGAAGTGGATAGAATTGCCAGGCAGCCTAATAGTGTAGTAGTtag ttgcaatatgaaattaaatttggattTCCTTCTTGAAACATTATgggaatatttatctttaataagagtttatacaaaaaaaccTGGTCAACCACCTGATTTTGAAGATggtttaatattaagaaaaggaGTTACAGTAGAACATGTATGTCATGCAATTCATCGTACACTTGctcaacaatttaaatatgctCTTGTTTgg atcAGTGCTGTCCAAACTTAG
- the LOC108000147 gene encoding eukaryotic translation initiation factor 3 subunit L — MYDDYNEYDAYDDYGPPDVHSDQYDRLGYRQVPEVVRNFLVFLRNCINEGMIFEIQNLYETTFPKISEQLFDKSSWPDTQTIAHIVDNDPVFLTLYKELYYRHIYARMQGPTLEQRLGSFYNYCDLFNYILRPETPVQLELPDQWLWELIDEFVYQFQSFTQYRANLSNKTPEEIENLNAHSKTWDVLCVLNVLHYLVDKSKIKSQLEVYASGGDPDSVAGVFGRHSLYKMLGYFSLVGLLRLHSLLGDYYQAIKVLENVELYKKSAYSHVPGCQISTAYYVGFAYMMMRRYADAIRTFSGILLYIQRTKQLFATRSYQNDQINKQTEQMYHLLAICLVLHPQCIDEGLQQALRDKNYHEKMYKMQYGDLVEFESCFLFACPKFLSLTPPNPDNPNEDYVREAIKHQTQVFMDEVVQQKMLPTIRSYLKLYTTLPLSKLATFMCSNTRPDENWDLDKEVSALTIHLLCFKHKMKNIVWTKGASGLDGKFQSGSELDFYIDHDMIHIADTKVAHRYGDFFIRKILKFEELNRKLHHIKI, encoded by the exons ATGTATGACGATTATAATgag tacgATGCTTATGATGATTATGGACCACCAGATGTTCATAGCGATCAATATGACAGATTAGGTTATCGCCAAGTACCAGAAGTTGTACgaaattttttagtatttttgcgaaattgtataaatgaaggaatgatttttgaaattcaaaatctttATGAAACAACATTTCCAAAAATCTCAGaacaattatttgataaatcttCTTGGCCAGATACTCAAACAATTGCACATATAGTTGACAATGATCCAGTATTTCTTACATTGTATAAAGAACTTTATTATCGTCATATTTATGCTCGTATGCAAGGTCCAACATTAGAACAACGTCTcggttctttttataattattgtgatctttttaattatattttacgtcCTGAGACACCAGTCCAATTGGAATTACCTGATCAATGGTTATGGGAGCTTATTGATGAATttgtttatcaatttcaatcttttacaCAATATCGTgctaatttatcaaataagacacctgaagaaattgaaaacttaAATGCACATAGTAAGACATGGGATGTATTGTGTGTTTTAAATGTCTTACATTATTTAgtagataaatcaaaaatcaaaagtcAATTAGAAGTATATGCAAGTGGTGGAGATCCAGATTCTGTTGCTGGTGTATTTGGAAGACATTCTTTATACAAAATGCttggatatttttctcttgtaGGATTATTACGTTTACATTCTCTTTTAGGAGATTATTATCAAGCAATTAAAGTATTAGAAAATGttgaactttataaaaaaagtgcaTATTCACATGTTCCTGGTTGTCAAATATCAACAGCATACTATGTTGGTTTCGCTTATATGATGATGCGTAGATATGCAGATGCAATTAGGACTTTCTctggtatattattatatattcaaagaacAAAACAATTGTTTGCAACACGAAGTTATCAAaatgatcaaattaataaacaaacagAACAAATGTATCATTTACTAGCAATTTGTCTTGTTCTTCATCCACAATGTATAGATGAAGGATTACAACAAGCATTACGTGATAAgaattatcatgaaaaaatgtataaaatgcaatatgGAGATTTAGTTGAATTTGAATCATGCTTTTTATTTGCATGTCCAAAATTCTTGTCACTTACACCACCAAATCCTGATAATCCAAATGAAGACTATGTTCGAGAAGCAATTAAACATCAAACTCAAGTCTTTATGGATGAAGTTGTTCAACAGAAAATGTTACCAACAATtcgttcatatttaaaattatataccacTTTACCATTAAGTAAACTAGCTACATTTATGTGTAGTAATACTAGACCTGATGAAAATTGGGATTTAGATAAAGAAGTTAGTGCATTAACTATTCATCTATTatgttttaaacataaaatgaaaaatattgtttggaCAAAAGGAGCATCAGGATtagatggaaaatttcaatctgGTTCAGag ctggatttttatattgatcatGACATGATTCACATTGCGGATACAAAAGTGGCACATCGTTATGGAGATTTTTTTATCCGgaaaattctcaaatttgAGGAATTAAATCGCAAATtacatcatataaaaatttaa